A region of the Oleidesulfovibrio alaskensis DSM 16109 genome:
CTGGACCCTGAAGAAATGAAGGCTTACAACCAGGAACCCGAGGCTTGCTGGGAGTGCTACTCCTGCGTGAAGATTTGCCCGCAGGGTGCCATCACCGCCCGTCCTTATGCTGACTTCGCCCCCATGGGCGGCACCAGCATCCCCATGCGTTCCGCTGACTCCATTATGTGGACTGTCAAGTTCCGTAACGGCAACGTGAAGCGCTTCAAGTTCCCGATCCGCACCACCCCCGAAGGCTCCATCAAGCCCTTCGAAGGTAAGCCCGAACCCGGCGATCTCGAAAACGAACTGCTCTTCACCGAAACCGAGCTGGGTGCCCCCGAAACCGCTCTCGGTCAGAAGTTCGATATTGCCGAAGCCGACAAGGCTGTCGAATTCAAGGCTTCCGCTGTTTAGGTCCGGATTGGAACTCACGTTTTTTCCCATTAAGGAGAAAATATCATGCCGATGATTCCCGTTAAGGAACAGGTTAAGGGCGTGGCCATTGCCGAGCCCACCATCAAAGAACACGACGTTGACATCCTTCTCGTCGGCGGCGGTATGGGTGCCTGCGGCACCGCATTCGAAGCCGTGCGCTGGGCTGACAAATATGCTCCCGAACTGAAAATCCTGCTTATTGACAAAGCAGCTCTGGAACGTTCCGGTGCAGTTGCTCAGGGTCTGTCCGCTATCAACACCTACCTTGGTGACAACAGCGCAGACGACTACGTCCGCATGGTCCGTACCGACCTTATGGGTCTGGTCCGCGAAGACCTTATTTTCGACCTCGGCCGTCACGTTGACGACTCCGTTCATCTGTTTGAAGAGTGGGGCCTGCCCTGCTGGATCAAAGATGAAAACGGTCACAACCTTGACGGTGCAGCAGCCAAGGCAGCAGGCAAGTCCCTGCGCAACGGCGACGCTCCTGTCCGCTCCGGCCGCTGGCAGATGATGATCAACGGTGAATCCTACAAGAACATCGTTGCTGAAGCTGCTAAAAACGCTCTGGGCGAAGACCGCATCATGGAGCGTATCTTCATCGTTAAGCTGCTGCTCGACGCCAATGAAGAAAACCGCATTGCCGGTGCTGTAGGCTTCAGCCTGCGTGAAAACGTGGTGCACATCTTCCGCACCAACGCCATGCTGGTTGCCTGCGGCGGTGCTGTTAACGTGTACAAGCCCCGCTCCACCGGTGAAGGCATGGGCCGTGCATGGTACCCCGTATGGAACGCCGGTTCCACCTACACCATGTGTGCTCAGGTCGGCGCTGAAATGACCATGATGGAAAACCGCTTCGTTCCCGCCCGTTTCAAAGACGGTTACGGCCCGGTTGGCGCATGGTTCCTGCTCTTCAAGGCTAAAGCCACCAACTTCCGTGGCGAAGACTACTGCGTGACCAACCGTGCCATGCTGAAGCCTTACGAAGATCGCGGCTACGCCAAGGGACACGTTATCCCCACCTGCCTGCGTAACCACATGATGCTGCGTGAAATGCGTGAAGGTCGCGGTCCCATCTACATGGACACCAAGACTGCACTGCAGACCACCTTTGAAACCATGACCCCCGCACAGCAGAAGCACCTCGAGTCCGAAGCTTGGGAAGACTTCCTCGACATGTGCGTTGGTCAGGCTAACCTCTGGGCCTGCATGAACATTCAGCCCGAAGAAGTCGGTTCTGAAATCATGCCCACCGAGCCTTACCTGCTTGGTTCGCACTCCGGCTGCTGCGGTATCTGGACTTCCGGTCCCGACGAAGAATGGGTGCCCGAAGACTACAAAGTCCGCGCCAAGAACGGCAAGGTCTACAACCGTATGACCACCGTTGAAGGCCTGTGGACCTGCGCTGACGGCGTAGGCGCTTCCGGTCACAAGTTCTCCTCCGGTTCGCACGCCGAAGGCCGTATCTGCGGTAAGCAGATGGTCCGCTGGTGCATCGACCACAAGGATTACAAGCCCGCCATCGCTGAAAAGGGTGAAGATCTGGCCAAACTGATCTACCGCCCCTACTACAACTACCTGGCTGGCAAAGACGCTTCCACCGACCCCGTGGTGAACCCCGAGTACATCACTCCCAAGAACTTCATGATGCGTCTTGTGAAGTGCACCGACGAATACGGCGGCGGCGTAGGCACCTACTACACCACCTCCCAGGCTGCTCTGGACACCGGCTTCCACCTGCTGGACATGCTGGAAGAAGACTCCCTCAAGCTGGCTGCCCGTGACCTGCACGAGCTGCTCCGCTGCTGGGAAAACTACCACCGCCTGTGGACCGTTCGTCTGCACATGCAGCACATCGCCTTCCGCGAAGAAAGCCGTTACCCCGGCTTCTACTACCGTGCAGACTTCATGGGTCTGGACGACTCCAAGTGGAAGTGCTTCGTTAACTCCAGATACGACGTTAAGGCCGGCACCACCAAGGTGTTCAAGAAGCCTTACTACCAGATCGTTCCTGCATAAGCGGGCGCGCTAGCTACAGGGGCGGTTGCTGCCGCAACCGCCCCTTTTTTACCCCCCACCCCAGACGGTCTGAGCCGGGGCAGTAAGCGCCGCTTATTGTCTGGGCTTAGGCCGTTTTGATGAAAAAGGCCCTAAAAACCGTAGGGAGGATTGCTCCAATGTCGAACTCCATACTTGTCGTCGGAGGCGGGTTCAGCGGACTTACGGCCGCTCTCGAAGCTGCCGAAGTCGGCTATGAAGTGTTCATCGTCGAGAAAACCCCATTTCTTGGCGGACGGGTCATGCAGCTCAGTAAATATTTTCCCAAGCTCTGCCCGCCGTCCTGCGGACTGGAAATCCAGTACCAGCGTATCCGCAACAACCCTAAAATCAAGTTCTTCACTCAGGCCACCGTGCAGGCGGTCAAAGGTGAAGCCGGCAACTACACCGTAAAGGTTGCCATCAAGCCGCGCCACACCGCACCTTACAGCGCCGACCTCGGCCTTCTGGCCTCCTCTCTGGAAGGAGAATCAACCAGCGAGTTCGATTTCGGTCTGGCAAAGCGCAAACCTCTGTACCTCAGCGTTCCTTTCGCTTTCCCCAACAGATACGTGCTCGACAAAGAAGCTCTCACCAAGGCGGATGAGCTGAAAGTGGGCCGTTCCGTTGCCGTGGACATGAATGAAGCGGCGCGTGAGATAGAGCTGGAAGTCGGCTCCATCGTGCTGGCAACGGGCTGGAAGCCGTACGATGTGACCCGTCTTACCAATCTGGGTGCCGGGCAGATAGCAAACTGCGTGAGCAACATGCAGCTTGAGCGTCTTGCCGCATCGGGCGGACCCACCGGCGGTGCCATCCGTCGTCCTTCTGACGGCAAGGCTCCCAAAAAGGTGGCGTTTGTCCAGTGTGCGGGCTCGCGTGATCAGAATCACCTCAACTACTGTTCCTACATCTGCTGCATGGCTTCGCTCAAGCAGGCCACCTATGTGCGCGAACAGTACCCCGACGCTGAAGTCACCGTCTATTACATCGACCTGCGCACCCCCGGACGCTATGACAAGTTCATGCGCAAGGTCCGCGCCGATGAAAAGATCAGCCTTGTCAAAGGCAAGGTGGCCGGCGTGGAGGAAGATGCAGCTTCCGGCGATGTGATTGTGGAAGTTGAAGACGCCGTGAAGGGTGAAAAGAAAAAGGTGCGGTACGACATGGTTGTGCTGGCTACCGGCATGCGTCCCACTCTTGCCGACGAAAAGCTGCCCGTTGACGTGCCTGTTGACGAGGACGGCTTCATCGTGGGCGGAGAGGACAAGGGCATATTTGCTGCCGGCTGTGCCAAAATGCCTCTCGATGTCATGAGATCCGCCCAGTCCGGCACCAGTGCCGCGCTGCAAGCGATTCAAACGGTGAAGGGGAGGTAGCGAGCAATGGCCAAGAAAATAGGCGTATATTTCGATAAGTCCAACATCGGCGCCGGGCTTGATCTTGACGCGCTTTCCGATGTGGTGACCGGCAAGTTCGGCGGCTCGTGTCCTGTTGTAAAAGTATTTCCTGTGCTCGGTGCGGAAACCGCCCGTCAGGAAATCCGTCAGGACATAGCTGAAAATGAACTTGACGGTGTACTCATTATCGGTTCGTCGCCCCGTGTGGACTGGGACCTGTACCGCTTTGAAGGCGTGACCGTGGAACGCGTTAACCTGCGCGAGCAGGGCGTTCTTGGCTACGGTGCAAAAGTGGAAGCAGGCGAGGATGCCGAAGCCGACGAAGACCTTTTCAAACTGGCTGCCGACTATGTCCGCATGGGTGTGGTCAAGCTGACCAAAATGGAAGAAGCCGGCGGCGGCGAAGTGGAAAGCGTGCGCACCATCATGGTGCTGGGTGGCGGATGGACCGGTCTTACCGCGGCTGTCAATGCTGCCAATTCCGGTTACGATGTGGTGCTGGTGGAAAAGGAAGCCGAACTTGGCGGACGTGCCAAGGGGCTTTTGAAGACCGTGCCGCTGAAGTATCCCTACACCGATGTGCACGATACGGGCATTGAGCAGAAAATAGCTGCCGTTGAAGGCAATGAGCGCATCACTGTGCTTACCTCTGCCAAGGTGCGCAAGGTTTCGGGGCAGCCGGGCCAGTTTACCGCGGTTGTAAAAACCAAGGACGGCAATCAGGAAATTCCGGTAGGTGCCATTGTGATGGCCACCGGCTGGCAGCCCATGGATGCCGGTGTCATGGCTCCCTTCGGCTATGGAACTCTCGAAGGTGTGGTCACCGCTGCAGAGTTTGAAAAAATGGCCAAGGAAGGCACTCTGAAAGCCAGAAGAGTAGCTTTCATCCTGAATACCGGCCTTGTGGACGGCGGTGATATTTACACGTCTGTCTGCGATGAAGAACCCGCAGAGGCCGCCGCAGCCAAGCCCGAGGCCGAAGACGACGAGCAGACCTCCTACGAGCACAAGGACCTTGAGTCCTTGCGCCACCTGCCGTACACCAACGCCATCAGCAGCGTTGTGGCTCTGAAGCAGGCAGGCTATGTGTGCGATGCCAGCGAAGACGGACAGGCTTTTATCCTGTACGACTCCATGGTGGTGCAGGGCATACACGAGCGCTTCTACAAAGCCGCTCAGGACAAGCTGGGCGTCATGATGTCCAAGGCCGACATTACCGGTGTCGCACAGGCCGAAGACGGTGGCCTGCTGGTGCGCGCTGCCAACACCCTGATGGGTGAAGATGTCGAAATCAGGGTGGACATGGTTGTACTGCCCACCGGTATGGTTCCTTCCACCGCCAAAGACCCGGTGGTATGGTTCGATTACCGTCAGGGGCCGAATCTGCCCGACCTTGATCTCTTTGACGGCTATGCCGATTCCAACTACATCTGCTTCCCCTACGAAACCCGTCGTACCGGGTTGTACGCCGCAGGCTGCGTCCGTCAGCCCATGATGCTGGACGCGGCCGAAGAAGATGCCATCGGGGCCACCATGAAGGCCATCCAGTGCATCGAATCGGCCAACCGCGGCATGGCTGTACATCCCCGTTCGGGCGACCTGTCGTACCCCATATTCAACTTCGTGCGTTGCACCCAGTGCAAACGCTGCACCGAGGAATGTCCGTTCGGCGCGCTGGACGACGATGAAAAGGGAACGCCGAAGCCCAACTTCAGCCGGTGCCGCCGCTGCGGTACCTGCATGGGCGCCTGCCCCGAGCGTGTCATTTCGTTCGCCAACTACAACATCGATCAGATCGGTTCCATGATCCGCGAGATCGAAGTTCCGGACGACATGAACGCCGGCGGTCCCCGCGTTCTCATTCTGGCCTGCGAAAACGACGCCTATCCTGCGCTGGATATGGCCGCACTTCGCGGGCATCACTGGAGTCCCTACGTGCGTATCATTCCTGTGCGCTGCCTTGGATCGGTCAACGCAATCTGGGTTGCCGACGCCATGTCAAAGGGTATCGACGGTGTGATGCTGCTGGGCTGCAAGTACGGTGACGATTACCAGTGCCATTTTGTCAAAGGCTCTGAAATCTGCAACCGCCGCAAGGAAAACATTGCCGAGACGCTCAACCGTCTTGGTGTGGAACCTGAACGCGTGGAGCAGTACGAAGTCGCCATCGACGAATACGACAAGCTGCCCGGCATGATCGACGAGTTCATGAACATGATCCTTGAAAAGGGCCCCAACCCGTTCAAGGGTTACTAGGAGGAGATGGAAGATGGCTCAGCCTGTACGTATCGAACCAGATCTGCAGTTTGTGAAGGAGTTGCAAGCTGTCGGTGGAGAGTCGCTGAAAAAGTGCTATCAGTGCGCCACCTGCAGTGTGGCGTGCCCCATCTCCCCCGCCAGCAATCCCTACCCCCGCAAGGAGATGGTGTGGGCATCGTGGGGTATGCGCGACAAGCTGCTCAACAATGTGGATATCTGGCTTTGTCACAACTGCGGCACCTGCTCCGACCTGTGCCCCCGCGGTGCAAAGCCCGGTGACCTGCTGGCGGCTTTGCGCAACATGGCCTATCAGCGCCTTACAAAGCCTTCCATTGTCGGTAAATGGATGAGCTCGCCCAAGTATCTGCCTATTCTGTTCGGCATTCCGGCCGTG
Encoded here:
- a CDS encoding CoB--CoM heterodisulfide reductase iron-sulfur subunit A family protein — translated: MSNSILVVGGGFSGLTAALEAAEVGYEVFIVEKTPFLGGRVMQLSKYFPKLCPPSCGLEIQYQRIRNNPKIKFFTQATVQAVKGEAGNYTVKVAIKPRHTAPYSADLGLLASSLEGESTSEFDFGLAKRKPLYLSVPFAFPNRYVLDKEALTKADELKVGRSVAVDMNEAAREIELEVGSIVLATGWKPYDVTRLTNLGAGQIANCVSNMQLERLAASGGPTGGAIRRPSDGKAPKKVAFVQCAGSRDQNHLNYCSYICCMASLKQATYVREQYPDAEVTVYYIDLRTPGRYDKFMRKVRADEKISLVKGKVAGVEEDAASGDVIVEVEDAVKGEKKKVRYDMVVLATGMRPTLADEKLPVDVPVDEDGFIVGGEDKGIFAAGCAKMPLDVMRSAQSGTSAALQAIQTVKGR
- a CDS encoding hydrogenase iron-sulfur subunit, which codes for MAKKIGVYFDKSNIGAGLDLDALSDVVTGKFGGSCPVVKVFPVLGAETARQEIRQDIAENELDGVLIIGSSPRVDWDLYRFEGVTVERVNLREQGVLGYGAKVEAGEDAEADEDLFKLAADYVRMGVVKLTKMEEAGGGEVESVRTIMVLGGGWTGLTAAVNAANSGYDVVLVEKEAELGGRAKGLLKTVPLKYPYTDVHDTGIEQKIAAVEGNERITVLTSAKVRKVSGQPGQFTAVVKTKDGNQEIPVGAIVMATGWQPMDAGVMAPFGYGTLEGVVTAAEFEKMAKEGTLKARRVAFILNTGLVDGGDIYTSVCDEEPAEAAAAKPEAEDDEQTSYEHKDLESLRHLPYTNAISSVVALKQAGYVCDASEDGQAFILYDSMVVQGIHERFYKAAQDKLGVMMSKADITGVAQAEDGGLLVRAANTLMGEDVEIRVDMVVLPTGMVPSTAKDPVVWFDYRQGPNLPDLDLFDGYADSNYICFPYETRRTGLYAAGCVRQPMMLDAAEEDAIGATMKAIQCIESANRGMAVHPRSGDLSYPIFNFVRCTQCKRCTEECPFGALDDDEKGTPKPNFSRCRRCGTCMGACPERVISFANYNIDQIGSMIREIEVPDDMNAGGPRVLILACENDAYPALDMAALRGHHWSPYVRIIPVRCLGSVNAIWVADAMSKGIDGVMLLGCKYGDDYQCHFVKGSEICNRRKENIAETLNRLGVEPERVEQYEVAIDEYDKLPGMIDEFMNMILEKGPNPFKGY
- the aprA gene encoding adenylyl-sulfate reductase subunit alpha — protein: MPMIPVKEQVKGVAIAEPTIKEHDVDILLVGGGMGACGTAFEAVRWADKYAPELKILLIDKAALERSGAVAQGLSAINTYLGDNSADDYVRMVRTDLMGLVREDLIFDLGRHVDDSVHLFEEWGLPCWIKDENGHNLDGAAAKAAGKSLRNGDAPVRSGRWQMMINGESYKNIVAEAAKNALGEDRIMERIFIVKLLLDANEENRIAGAVGFSLRENVVHIFRTNAMLVACGGAVNVYKPRSTGEGMGRAWYPVWNAGSTYTMCAQVGAEMTMMENRFVPARFKDGYGPVGAWFLLFKAKATNFRGEDYCVTNRAMLKPYEDRGYAKGHVIPTCLRNHMMLREMREGRGPIYMDTKTALQTTFETMTPAQQKHLESEAWEDFLDMCVGQANLWACMNIQPEEVGSEIMPTEPYLLGSHSGCCGIWTSGPDEEWVPEDYKVRAKNGKVYNRMTTVEGLWTCADGVGASGHKFSSGSHAEGRICGKQMVRWCIDHKDYKPAIAEKGEDLAKLIYRPYYNYLAGKDASTDPVVNPEYITPKNFMMRLVKCTDEYGGGVGTYYTTSQAALDTGFHLLDMLEEDSLKLAARDLHELLRCWENYHRLWTVRLHMQHIAFREESRYPGFYYRADFMGLDDSKWKCFVNSRYDVKAGTTKVFKKPYYQIVPA
- the aprB gene encoding adenylyl-sulfate reductase subunit beta, producing MPTYVDPSKCDGCKGGEKTACMYICPNDLMILDPEEMKAYNQEPEACWECYSCVKICPQGAITARPYADFAPMGGTSIPMRSADSIMWTVKFRNGNVKRFKFPIRTTPEGSIKPFEGKPEPGDLENELLFTETELGAPETALGQKFDIAEADKAVEFKASAV